One Capricornis sumatraensis isolate serow.1 chromosome 8, serow.2, whole genome shotgun sequence genomic region harbors:
- the LOC138084296 gene encoding olfactory receptor 1A1-like → MRDENQSSVLDIFLLGVSSHQEQEDFFFILFLFIYPITLIGNLLIILAIRSDIRLHNPMYFLLANLSFVDIFFSSVTIPKALANHLLGTRAISFGGCLTQMYFMIALANTDSYILAAMAYDRAVAITHPLHYATIMSPRTCVLLVTVSWVVGNANAFPHTLLTASLSFCGNQEVANFYCDISSLLKLSCSDIHFNVKMMYLGVGVFSVPLLCIIISYVQVFSTVLQVPSTKGVLKAFSTCGSHLTVVSLYYGTVMGMYFRPLTSYSLKDAVITVMYIAVTPMLNPFIYTLRNRVMKAALEKLFSKRTSSHPI, encoded by the coding sequence ATGAGAGATGAAAACCAATCCTCTGTCCTGGATATCTTCCTCCTAGGAGTTAGTAGTCATCAGGAACAAGAAGACTTCTTCTTCATCCTTTTCTTGTTCATTTACCCCATCACATTGATTGGAAACCTGCTCATCATCTTGGCCATTCGCTCTGACATTCGCCTCCACAACCCCATGTATTTTCTCCTTGCCAACCTCTCCTTTGTTGACATCTTCTTCTCCTCTGTAACTATCCCTAAGGCACTGGCCAACCACCTCCTGGGCACCAGAGCCATCTCCTTTGGAGGATGCCTAACACAGATGTATTTCATGATTGCCTTGGCTAACACAGATAGTTACATCCTGGCTGCTATGGCCTATGATCGAGCTGTGGCCATCACCCACCCACTTCATTATGCAACAATTATGAGCCCACGGACTTGTGTCCTGCTAGTCACTGTGTCTTGGGTGGTTGGAAATGCCAATGCCTTTCCCCATACCCTGCTCACAGCTAGCCTGTCCTTCTGCGGAAACCAGGAAGTGGCCAATTTCTACTGTGATATTTCCTCTTTGCTCAAGCTGTCCTGTTCTGACATCCACTTTAATGTGAAGATGATGTACCTGGGAGTTGGTGTTTTTTCCGTGCCATTACTATGCATCATCATCTCTTATGTTCAGGTCTTTTCCACAGTCTTACAGGTTCCATCCACCAAGGGTGTGCTcaaagccttctccacctgtggtTCCCACCTCACAGTTGTTTCTCTGTATTATGGGACAGTCATGGGCATGTACTTCCGCCCTCTGACTAGTTACAGCCTAAAGGATGCGGTGATAACTGTGATGTATATCGCAGTGACCCCAATGTTAAATCCTTTCATCTATACTCTGAGAAATAGGGTCATGAAAGCTGCCCTGGAAAAACTCTTCAGCAAGAGAACGTCCTCACATCCAATATGA